A genomic region of Oryza glaberrima chromosome 1, OglaRS2, whole genome shotgun sequence contains the following coding sequences:
- the LOC127759946 gene encoding zinc finger protein ZAT12-like: MTITREEAESKEMESLRVHASALLSLSSPAASASQPTSSSSTPAGRRALAAEGVFECKTCSKRFPSFQALGGHRTSHTRLQAKLLSDPAAAAAAAAERDRARVHECAVCGVEFSMGQALGGHMRRHRGETGTTTVVLADADDSGGATVPQPPEPMPDLNYPPLEDAGDGSEPELLNLLV, translated from the coding sequence ATGACAATCACGAGAGAAGAAGCGGAGAGCAAGGAGATGGAGAGCCTACGGGTGCACGCCAGCGCGCTGCTCTCGCTGTCGTCGCCTGCAGCGTCGGCGTCGcagccgacgtcgtcgtcgtcgacgccggcgggcaggagggcgctggcggcggagggggtgTTCGAGTGCAAGACGTGCAGCAAGCGGTTCCCGTCGTTCCAGGCGCTGGGCGGGCACCGGACGAGCCACACGCGGCTGCAGGCGAAGCTGCTGAGcgaccccgccgcggcggcggcggcggcggccgagagggACAGGGCACGCGTCCACGAGTGCGCCGTGTGCGGGGTCGAGTTCTCCATGGGGCAGGCGCTCGGCGGCCACATGCGCCGGCACAGGGGCGAGACGGGCACGACGACCGTCGTGCTCGCGGACGCCGACGACTCGGGCGGCGCCACCGtgccgcagccgccggagcCCATGCCGGACCTGAACTACCCGCCGCtggaggacgccggcgacggctcggAGCCTGAGTTACTTAACCTTCTTGTATAA